AACACTGAGCCCGCTGCTGCAAGCCGGAGCCTGGGCCGAAGTAACCGATAAGATTCACTTCCGCCGCCGCGACGACCACGGGCCGTTCGACCGCTTTGCGCAGCCCGCGCTGCTGGCCGCTGCCGACCTGGTGCTGGTGAATGGCAACCACTTCCGCGCCCGCCAGCAAATCGTGCTCGTGGACCCGCGCAAGTCATTGGCCCACAAGCTGGATAAGCTGACCGACGTGCAGGTGCTGGTGCTGGCCGAGGGGGTAGGCGAGCTGCCCGATTATTTGCAGCAGCACCTGCCGCACCACGCCGCCCTACCCCGCTTCGCGCTGGCCGACCCGGCCGGGCTGGCTGCCTGGGTGCGGCAGTGGCTAGCGGCCCGGCAGGCCCCGCTGCGCGGGCTGGTGCTGGCCGGCGGCCTCAGCCAGCGGATGCAAACCGACAAAAGCCGCCTGCGCTACGGCCCCACCGGCCGCGAGCAGCGCGAGGTAGCCGCCGACTTATTGGCCGAAGTTTGCCAGGATGTTTTCGTGTCGTGCCGCGCCGAGCAGGCGGCGGAAATGCCCGTCGGCTTACAGCCGCTACCCGATACTTTTGTGGGCCTGGGACCAATGGGCGGCATCTTATCCGCTTTTCGGCATGACCCCAACGCGGCCTGGCTGGTGCTGGCCTGCGACCTGCCCTTCCTTACCACCAACGTGCTGCGCACGCTGGTGGCCGGCCGCCAGCCCGCCCGGCTGGCCACCGCGTTTCAAAGCCCCAATAATGATTTTCCCGAGCCACTCATCACCATTTTCGAGCCGCGCGCCTACCCCGAACTACTGCGCTTCCTGGGCCTGGGCTACTCGTGCCCGCGCAAGATGCTCATCAACAGCGACGTAGAAGTGCTCCCTACTCCCGGTGAAGAGGCCCTGCGCAACGTGAACACGCCGGCCGAGCGCGCGGCGGCGGAAAAGGCGCTGGGGTAGGGGTAGCGATTTAGGGCTTGCGCAACGTGCCCGCCAGGACAGATGATTATGCGTAAATTCTAGGCTTTACTTTGCGGGGCCGGCTGGGCCGGTTTCCCGCTATGGAGCACGACGAAGTATACTGGCGCACGCATTTTGATTGGCCGCTGCTGTCGGTGGCCACGCTGGGGTTTGTGGCCGCGAGCGTGCTGCGCAGCCTGCTCAACAACCCGCGGCAGCTGCCGCAGGTGCGCGCGTGGCTGCTGGGGCTGTGGGTGCCGGCGGTGCTGGGCTTCGGTGGGTCGGCCGCGTTCGGGTACGTCAATAAGTGGTTTGCGGTGCTCTACACGCTGTTTGTGCTGGGCGTGTGCGCGGCCGTGCTGCTGCGCCTGCGCCGCTACCGCCCGGCCGCCACGGCGCTGTGGGGCCTCACGCCGCTGGCGCTGCATTATACCATTGGGCTTGTGTTGCGGGCGCGGGACTTGCAGTTCGTGCTGCCCTACCGGGACTATTTCCGCATGTGGTCCAAATTCAACCTGCTCTGGCTGGGCGGGATGCTCGTGCTGGCTTTTGTGCAGAAAAAAAACCTGCGCCAGGAGCAAGAGCGGTTGGCCGAAGCCGAGCAGCTGCGCCAGCAAGTAGCCGCCCGCAATGTCGCGCTGGAACACTTGGTAGATGAGCGCATGGCCGCCCTCACTCAGCAGGCCGACGCGCTGCAAGCCGCCCTGCGCGAGCTGCGCGCCACCCAGCAGCAGCTCATCCAAAGCGAGAAAATGGCGAGCCTGGGCGAGCTGACGGCCGGCATCGCCCACGAGATTCAGAACCCGCTCAACTTCGTCAACAACTTTGCCGACGTGAGCGCCGAGCTGGTGGCCGAGCTGGAAGCCGAGCAAACCCACCCTACCCCCGACGCCGCCCTCGAAGCCGAACTGCTGAACGACCTGCGCCACAACCTGCACAAAATCAACCTCCACGGCCAGCGGGCGGCCAGCATCGTGCGCGGGATGCTTCAGCACAGCCGCGCCAGCACCGGCGAGCGCCAGCCCACCAACCTCAACGCCCTGGCCGATGAGTACCTGCGCCTGGCCTACCACGGCCTACGAGCCCGCGACAAATCCTTCAACGCGACCCTAAAAACCGATTTTGCGCCCATCCTGCCGCTGGTATCCGCCGTACCTGGCGACCTGGGCCGGGTGCTGCTCAACCTGCTCACCAATGCCTTCTACGCCGTGCAGCAGCGCCAGCAAGCCGGCGAAGCTGGCTACGCGCCTACTGTGGCCGTGGCCACCCGCCGCGACGGCGACGAGGTAGAAGTCAGCATCCGCGACAATGGCACGGGCATCCCGGAAGCGGCGCGGGCCAAGATTTTTCAGCCCTTTTTCACCACCAAGCCCACCGGCGAGGGTACCGGCCTGGGCCTCTCGCTGGCCCACGACATCGTGGTGCAGGGCCACGGCGGCACCCTCACGGTGGCAAGCCAGGAGGGTGAGTTCACGGAGTTTGTGGTTCGGCTGCCATTTCGGGATTCGACGGAATAAGACGTTTATTTTCAATAATATAACCAATCAATTGCATGGCTGATGGTGAACTATACCTGTCTGCGCCGCTAGCCATTGGGTTGGTGTACTGGGGCCGCAAAGCGCTGGACATTCCTGCGCGCCTGCCGCGGTGGGACCGCTGGCTAACGCGCCTCTGGCAGCCGGCGGCGGCCATCATGGGGCTGGGACTGCTACTGGGCGGCCCGGTGCTGGATTGGCTCGACGATATGTTTCTGGCCGTGGTGCTCGGCATTGGCGTTGCCGTGGGCTGGCGGCTGCGCGCCTACCGCCCCGCGCAGTGGCTGGCCCTGGCCCTGCTGCCCGGCGTGGTTGTGCTCGTGGTGGAGCTGCTGGCACGGCCTTTTACCTTGGCTTTAGATAAGAGTGGTACGGTTGATAACGTGGAGGGCTTGGTAGTGGCCTGGCTAGGAGTCGGGCTGCTGGTGGCCCGCAGCCAAGCCAAGACCCTTAAAGTCGATGTGCAGCAGCGCCTGACCGTCGAGCAGGAGCAGCGGGCCATTGAGAGCCAAAACCAAACCCTCGAATACGAAGTGGGCCAGCGCACGGCCGCCCTGGCCCGCCAAACCGACGAGCTGCGCACCACCCTTCAGGAGCTTCAGGAAACGCAGGGCCAACTGATTCAGCGCGAAAAAATGGCCAGCCTGGGCGAGCTGACGGCCGGCATTGCCCACGAGATTCAGAACCCGCTCAACTTCGTCAACAACTTCGCCGATGTGAGCGTGGAGCTGGTGGCTGAGCTGGCCGAGGAACGCGCCCGCTCCGTGCGCGACCCGGCCATTGAAGCTGAGCTGCTGGCTGACCTGCGCCAGAACCTGGGTCGCATTGCGCAGCACGGCGGCCGGGCCGCCGGCATCGTGCGCGGCATGTTGGAGCACAGCCGCGCCAGCAGCGGCGAGCGCGCCCCCACCGACGTGAATGCCCTGGCCGACGAGTACCTGCGCCTGGCTTACCACGGCCTGCGGGCCAAGGATAAAACCTTCAACGCCACCCTGCAAACCGATTTCGCGCCCGCCCTACCCCCCGTATCCGCCGTGCCCGGCGACCTGGGCCGGGTGCTGCTGAACCTGCTCACCAATGCCTTTTACGCGGTGCAAAAGCGCCAGCAAGCCGGCGAGGCCGGCTACACGCCCACCGTGGGGGTAGCCACCCGCCAGGTGGGCCCGACGGTGGAAATAGCCGTGCGCGACAACGGCACGGGCATCCCGGAAGCCGTGCGGGAGCGGATTTTCCAGCCCTTTTTTACCACCAAGCCCACCGGCGAGGGCACGGGGCTGGGCTTGTCCTTGAGCCACGATATTATCACGAAGGGTCACGGTGGCACGCTCACCGTGGTAAGCCAGCCGGGCCAGGGTACCACCTTCACTATCACGCTGCCCGGCTAAGCCCTACCCCCCTTCTGCCGCTTATGAAACACCTGCTACTGTTACTGGCGCTAGTGTTCAGCGCCGGCTCGTGCCTGGCCCAAACGCCCGATTCGGCCGCGTTGCGCATTAACCGCCTACCCCCCACTACCGGCCTGCTGCTGCAAAAAGGCTGGCGCTACCACGCCGGCGACGACCCGGCCTGGGCCCGCCCCGACTTCGACGACAGCCGCTGGGACACCCTCAGCCCCACCCGGCCCCGGCGCGAGCTACCCCCCGCCTTGGGCACGGGTATCAGCTGGCTGCGGCTGCGTTTTCGGCTCGGCGCCAGCTTGCGCCAGCGCGACCTGCTATTTAATTCATTCGGGGTAGGGGCCATCGAAGTGTACCTCAACGGCCGGCTGGTGCAGCGCCAGGGGGTGCTCGCCGCCGACCCCGCGCGGGTGCAGCCCCTGGGCCAATTCCTGCCGCCGGGTGCCGTGCCCGCGGGCGGCCCCGCCGAGCAGGTGCTGGCGGTGCGCTACGCACCCTGGCGGCCGTTGCTGCCGCTAGGACTCAGCCAGCGGCCGCAGCTGAGAGTGACCCTGTTTGCCCCGCAACAATTTTGGGAAGGCCGGGCGCGGGAGCGGGATAGCGCCATAGTTCTTTTGGTGCTGGTGGGGTTTTCGGCCCTGCTGGCATTCCTG
The genomic region above belongs to Hymenobacter psoromatis and contains:
- a CDS encoding NTP transferase domain-containing protein, which codes for MSPTPLPRAKHADLTRPNLGDFARHELALLGAPCGEIQRLAARLTAALAPAGHRVGYVDADHASGDAEAAQTLSPLLQAGAWAEVTDKIHFRRRDDHGPFDRFAQPALLAAADLVLVNGNHFRARQQIVLVDPRKSLAHKLDKLTDVQVLVLAEGVGELPDYLQQHLPHHAALPRFALADPAGLAAWVRQWLAARQAPLRGLVLAGGLSQRMQTDKSRLRYGPTGREQREVAADLLAEVCQDVFVSCRAEQAAEMPVGLQPLPDTFVGLGPMGGILSAFRHDPNAAWLVLACDLPFLTTNVLRTLVAGRQPARLATAFQSPNNDFPEPLITIFEPRAYPELLRFLGLGYSCPRKMLINSDVEVLPTPGEEALRNVNTPAERAAAEKALG
- a CDS encoding sensor histidine kinase, whose product is MEHDEVYWRTHFDWPLLSVATLGFVAASVLRSLLNNPRQLPQVRAWLLGLWVPAVLGFGGSAAFGYVNKWFAVLYTLFVLGVCAAVLLRLRRYRPAATALWGLTPLALHYTIGLVLRARDLQFVLPYRDYFRMWSKFNLLWLGGMLVLAFVQKKNLRQEQERLAEAEQLRQQVAARNVALEHLVDERMAALTQQADALQAALRELRATQQQLIQSEKMASLGELTAGIAHEIQNPLNFVNNFADVSAELVAELEAEQTHPTPDAALEAELLNDLRHNLHKINLHGQRAASIVRGMLQHSRASTGERQPTNLNALADEYLRLAYHGLRARDKSFNATLKTDFAPILPLVSAVPGDLGRVLLNLLTNAFYAVQQRQQAGEAGYAPTVAVATRRDGDEVEVSIRDNGTGIPEAARAKIFQPFFTTKPTGEGTGLGLSLAHDIVVQGHGGTLTVASQEGEFTEFVVRLPFRDSTE
- a CDS encoding sensor histidine kinase, with product MADGELYLSAPLAIGLVYWGRKALDIPARLPRWDRWLTRLWQPAAAIMGLGLLLGGPVLDWLDDMFLAVVLGIGVAVGWRLRAYRPAQWLALALLPGVVVLVVELLARPFTLALDKSGTVDNVEGLVVAWLGVGLLVARSQAKTLKVDVQQRLTVEQEQRAIESQNQTLEYEVGQRTAALARQTDELRTTLQELQETQGQLIQREKMASLGELTAGIAHEIQNPLNFVNNFADVSVELVAELAEERARSVRDPAIEAELLADLRQNLGRIAQHGGRAAGIVRGMLEHSRASSGERAPTDVNALADEYLRLAYHGLRAKDKTFNATLQTDFAPALPPVSAVPGDLGRVLLNLLTNAFYAVQKRQQAGEAGYTPTVGVATRQVGPTVEIAVRDNGTGIPEAVRERIFQPFFTTKPTGEGTGLGLSLSHDIITKGHGGTLTVVSQPGQGTTFTITLPG